From one Pseudomonas sp. S35 genomic stretch:
- a CDS encoding FecR domain-containing protein, translating to MNAAGKLSHASLEQAAHWYVRLQDQGGAQEQQRWQAWVAQNPEHLAAWQYVERVSQRFAPLMDQAPGASRALRSSRRQTLKTLLVVCAGSTLAWGTWRNTALPRLVGGWSADYATGSGETRDVVLADGSHVWLNALSALDVRFDPLRRLLHLRFGEVLIDTAKDASRPFLVDTEHGRLQALGTRFSVVQSDDHTLLNVFEGRVQVHTASQQVRIIEAGQQVAFNREGLNPTAPVSPAREAWSRGVLLADNLPLGQLVAELNRYRPGHLGCDPAVAHLPVMGSFPLMDSDHALHLLQAALPVRVERLMPWWVTVGPR from the coding sequence ATGAACGCCGCCGGCAAGCTCAGCCACGCCAGCCTGGAGCAGGCCGCGCACTGGTACGTGCGCCTGCAGGACCAAGGTGGCGCCCAAGAGCAACAACGCTGGCAGGCCTGGGTGGCGCAGAACCCCGAGCACTTGGCGGCCTGGCAGTATGTGGAGCGGGTCAGTCAGCGCTTCGCGCCGCTGATGGACCAAGCACCCGGCGCCAGCCGCGCCTTGCGCAGTTCGCGGCGCCAGACACTCAAGACATTGCTGGTGGTGTGTGCCGGCTCGACCCTGGCGTGGGGCACTTGGCGCAACACCGCCCTGCCCCGGCTGGTCGGCGGTTGGAGCGCCGACTACGCCACCGGCAGCGGCGAAACCCGCGACGTCGTGCTGGCGGACGGCAGTCATGTGTGGCTGAACGCCTTGAGCGCCCTGGATGTGCGCTTCGATCCCCTGCGACGCCTGTTGCACCTGCGTTTTGGCGAAGTGCTGATCGATACGGCCAAGGACGCCAGCCGCCCCTTTCTGGTGGACACCGAGCACGGCCGCCTACAGGCGCTGGGCACGCGCTTCAGTGTGGTGCAAAGCGACGACCACACCCTGCTCAACGTGTTTGAGGGCCGCGTGCAAGTGCACACCGCCAGCCAACAGGTGCGCATCATCGAGGCCGGCCAGCAAGTCGCGTTCAACCGCGAGGGCTTGAACCCAACCGCACCCGTTTCACCGGCACGCGAGGCCTGGAGCCGTGGCGTGCTGCTGGCCGACAATTTGCCCCTGGGCCAGTTGGTGGCTGAGCTCAACCGCTATCGCCCAGGCCACCTGGGCTGTGACCCAGCGGTGGCGCACTTGCCGGTGATGGGTTCATTCCCGTTGATGGACAGCGACCACGCCCTGCATCTGCTGCAAGCCGCGCTGCCGGTGCGGGTCGAGCGGCTGATGCCGTGGTGGGTCACAGTCGGCCCTCGGTAA
- a CDS encoding TonB-dependent receptor has translation MSQPARFALRPLALATSLFCLGVSVVHAAESPSTQETTRSYRIAAGSLVSVLNSFAEQSGIFIAGHNSLAAGKTSPGLNGSYTAASGLQRVLQGSGLQAQPQGNNGYVLELIPANTGALELGATTISGQDLGATTEDTHSYTTGSMASATGLPLSMRETPQSVTVITRQQMDDQGSNSIADTLRRAPGVSVQNYDSERWEFSSRGLPITNFQYDGVNSTYDGVYDYGTTSTDMAVYDHLEIIKGSAGLLSGSGDPSATVNLIRKKPTKDFKASVTQTFGSWDNYRTEGDISGPLTESGNVRGRFVGVYQDRQSYLDHYQNTKDIAYGILEADLTPDTLLTVGIDQQNTRSRGASWTGFPMYFSDGSRTNFSRSFNPAADWSRRDFQNQTLFASVQQKLANDWSLKVSLDRKRSQHDTLLASASGGNPDPVTGEGMYMFMGKYKGDQVQNTLDVNLSGPFSLFGREHELIMGFMATRSKQDVPVYGSIYPDVGGSIFDWQGEYAKPDIPRSGQNDIVQRQTGAYLATRLKPTDDLSVILGTRVSNFSGTDTTDFYDPTQTDNRTTYHQSGVVTPYAGIVYDLNDTWSAYTSYTQIYQPQTSKDADRKLLDPVEGQTYEAGLKAAFYDGRLNASFAAFRIEQDNVAEYVSGFETDSIYRPIAGATTKGFEAELSGEVLDGWNISAGYTYQHTRNADDGYVYSSVLQTTTPQQVVRLFSSYRLPGALENVTVGGGVNWQSEFFGNVFQPDPNDTVNFGHDSRITQDSYYLVDLMARYRFNEHLSTTLNVKNLFDKKYYTGLGNFGTGFYGEPRSLQLATKWDF, from the coding sequence ATGTCGCAACCTGCTCGCTTCGCGCTGCGCCCATTGGCGCTGGCCACTTCGCTGTTCTGCCTCGGTGTGTCGGTGGTGCATGCCGCCGAATCGCCTTCGACCCAGGAGACCACGCGCAGCTACCGCATCGCTGCAGGCTCATTGGTCAGTGTGCTGAACAGCTTTGCCGAGCAGTCGGGCATTTTCATCGCGGGCCACAACAGCCTCGCTGCAGGCAAAACCAGCCCCGGCCTCAATGGCAGCTACACCGCCGCCAGCGGCTTACAACGCGTGCTGCAAGGCAGCGGGTTGCAGGCCCAGCCCCAAGGCAACAATGGCTACGTGCTGGAGCTGATCCCAGCCAACACCGGTGCCCTTGAGCTGGGCGCCACCACCATTTCCGGCCAGGACCTGGGCGCCACCACCGAAGACACCCACTCCTACACCACCGGCTCCATGGCTTCGGCCACCGGCCTGCCGCTGTCGATGCGTGAAACCCCGCAATCGGTCACGGTAATCACCCGCCAGCAAATGGACGACCAGGGTTCCAACAGCATCGCCGACACCCTGCGCCGCGCCCCCGGTGTGAGTGTGCAGAACTACGACAGCGAACGCTGGGAGTTTTCCAGCCGTGGCCTGCCAATCACCAACTTCCAGTACGACGGCGTCAACTCCACCTACGACGGCGTGTACGACTACGGCACCACCAGCACCGACATGGCCGTGTACGACCACTTGGAAATCATCAAGGGCTCGGCCGGCCTGTTGAGCGGTTCGGGCGACCCCTCGGCCACGGTCAACCTGATCCGCAAGAAGCCCACCAAGGACTTCAAGGCCTCGGTCACCCAGACCTTCGGCTCTTGGGACAACTACCGCACCGAAGGCGATATCTCCGGCCCCCTGACCGAGTCCGGCAATGTGCGCGGGCGTTTTGTCGGTGTGTACCAGGATCGCCAGTCCTACCTGGACCATTACCAGAACACCAAGGACATCGCCTACGGCATTCTCGAAGCGGACCTGACGCCCGACACCCTGCTGACCGTCGGCATCGACCAGCAGAACACCCGCTCACGCGGCGCCAGTTGGACTGGTTTCCCGATGTACTTCAGCGACGGCTCACGTACCAATTTCTCACGCTCGTTCAACCCGGCCGCCGACTGGAGCCGCCGCGACTTCCAGAACCAGACGCTGTTTGCCTCGGTGCAACAGAAGCTGGCCAACGACTGGTCGCTCAAAGTCAGCCTCGACCGCAAGCGCAGCCAGCACGACACCCTGCTGGCCTCTGCCAGTGGCGGCAACCCGGACCCGGTCACCGGTGAGGGGATGTACATGTTCATGGGCAAGTACAAGGGCGATCAGGTGCAGAACACCCTGGACGTCAACCTCAGCGGGCCGTTCAGCCTGTTTGGCCGCGAGCACGAATTGATCATGGGCTTCATGGCCACCCGCTCTAAACAGGACGTGCCGGTGTACGGCTCGATCTACCCCGACGTGGGCGGCAGCATCTTCGACTGGCAGGGCGAATACGCCAAGCCAGACATCCCGCGCAGCGGCCAGAACGATATCGTGCAACGCCAGACCGGCGCCTACCTGGCCACTCGCCTGAAACCTACCGATGACCTGTCGGTGATCCTCGGCACCCGCGTGAGCAATTTCAGCGGCACCGACACCACCGATTTCTACGACCCCACACAGACCGACAATCGCACCACCTACCATCAGAGCGGCGTGGTCACGCCCTATGCGGGGATTGTCTACGACCTCAACGACACCTGGTCGGCGTACACCAGCTACACCCAGATCTACCAACCGCAAACCAGCAAGGACGCCGACCGCAAGCTGCTTGACCCGGTGGAAGGCCAAACCTACGAAGCCGGGCTCAAGGCGGCGTTCTACGACGGTCGCCTGAACGCCAGTTTCGCCGCGTTCCGCATCGAACAGGACAATGTCGCCGAGTACGTCTCGGGCTTCGAGACCGACTCGATCTACCGCCCCATCGCCGGCGCCACCACCAAAGGCTTTGAAGCCGAACTGTCCGGCGAAGTGCTGGACGGCTGGAACATCTCCGCTGGCTACACCTACCAGCACACCCGCAATGCCGATGACGGCTACGTGTACAGCTCCGTGCTGCAAACCACCACACCGCAGCAAGTGGTGCGCCTGTTCAGTTCCTATCGCCTGCCCGGCGCCCTGGAGAATGTCACCGTGGGCGGCGGGGTGAACTGGCAGAGCGAATTCTTCGGCAATGTGTTCCAGCCTGACCCGAACGACACGGTCAACTTCGGCCACGACTCGCGCATCACCCAGGACAGCTACTACCTGGTGGACCTGATGGCGCGCTATCGCTTCAACGAGCACCTGAGCACCACGCTCAACGTGAAGAACCTGTTCGACAAAAAGTACTACACGGGCCTGGGCAACTTCGGCACCGGCTTCTACGGCGAACCGCGCAGCCTGCAACTGGCGACCAAGTGGGACTTCTGA